A region from the uncultured Draconibacterium sp. genome encodes:
- a CDS encoding ATP-binding protein, whose amino-acid sequence MISKNLYINILLRVLILLLAALLLAWSVFAGQINVLTVIAFAILLGSTLNLIYFLNRTNRRIFYFFDAIKNEDSTLRFPYDTHNKIINDLNQSLDKVNKQIQQIYLNNQRQEQYFQALLEHAATGMFTFNKKGFILHSNNLTKQLFEVDVLTHINQLKRIDYKLFQTIKDIKPNEQRLITLHLANGTIQLLIKSNSFISGNDELMLISVHDIKNQLDEKELESWRKLIRVMMHEIMNSITPVTSLSESLAGYFYHNGAVKSPENIDQKTIDTTIRGLEVIREQGKGLINFVESYRKITRIPAPEKKVFRVKNLMENMRVLSGSFDNAENIELLCEIIPQELELLADEKQISQVLINLVKNAFQANENNGNAKVKISTKLNEKGRPTITITDNGPGISDELMDKIFVPFFTTKENGSGIGLSISRQIMQMHGGSLKMHSVPGKYTSAVLVF is encoded by the coding sequence ATGATAAGTAAAAACCTGTACATAAATATACTCTTAAGGGTACTGATTTTACTGCTCGCCGCTCTACTTTTGGCCTGGTCTGTATTTGCAGGCCAAATCAATGTTTTAACGGTTATCGCTTTTGCAATTTTACTTGGTTCTACCCTAAATCTTATTTATTTTCTGAACCGCACAAACCGCCGTATTTTTTATTTTTTTGATGCCATAAAAAACGAAGATTCCACCTTACGCTTTCCGTATGATACGCACAACAAAATTATTAACGACCTCAACCAAAGCCTTGATAAGGTGAACAAGCAAATTCAGCAGATTTACCTCAACAACCAACGCCAGGAACAATATTTCCAGGCCTTGCTCGAGCATGCTGCAACTGGCATGTTTACCTTTAATAAAAAAGGGTTTATTCTGCACTCGAACAACCTGACCAAACAACTTTTCGAGGTGGATGTACTCACCCACATCAACCAACTTAAACGCATTGATTACAAACTCTTTCAAACCATAAAAGACATTAAACCCAACGAACAACGTCTCATTACACTTCATCTGGCCAACGGTACGATTCAATTGCTGATAAAATCCAATTCGTTTATTTCGGGCAACGATGAGCTGATGCTGATTTCGGTGCATGACATAAAAAACCAGCTGGATGAAAAAGAACTGGAGTCGTGGCGCAAACTAATTCGGGTAATGATGCATGAAATTATGAATTCGATAACACCGGTTACCTCATTATCAGAAAGTTTGGCCGGCTATTTTTACCATAACGGTGCCGTAAAATCGCCCGAAAATATCGATCAGAAAACGATTGACACCACCATTCGCGGTTTAGAAGTTATACGCGAACAGGGCAAAGGGCTGATTAATTTTGTGGAGTCGTACCGAAAAATTACACGAATTCCGGCACCCGAAAAGAAAGTATTCCGGGTAAAAAACCTGATGGAAAATATGCGTGTATTATCAGGCTCTTTTGATAATGCCGAGAACATTGAACTTTTATGCGAAATAATACCCCAGGAACTGGAGCTTCTTGCCGATGAAAAACAGATTTCGCAGGTACTGATTAACCTGGTAAAAAATGCTTTTCAGGCCAACGAAAACAATGGCAACGCCAAAGTAAAAATTAGTACAAAGCTTAACGAAAAAGGACGACCAACCATAACCATTACCGACAATGGCCCGGGAATTTCGGATGAGCTGATGGACAAAATTTTTGTTCCCTTTTTTACCACAAAAGAAAATGGCTCGGGCATTGGCTTAAGCATTTCGCGACAAATTATGCAAATGCATGGTGGCAGCTTAAAAATGCATTCCGTTCCAGGAAAATATACTTCGGCTGTTCTGGTTTTTTAA
- a CDS encoding sigma-54 dependent transcriptional regulator: MPKGNILIVDDNKSIISTLEILLGPEFDAVKGITNPNRIPEELRTGSYNVVILDMNFQAGINTGNEGLYWLSQIKKDYPDLSVVLITAYSEVELAVKALKQGASDFVPKPWENSKLLATVKAAVQLNYSKTEVGQLKQKQAGLKQELNRDKKYIIGSSPQLMQVMTVVRKVAKTNANILITGENGTGKELIAREIHRLSQRCHEVMVSVDMGAISETLFESELFGHVKGAFTDARENRAGKFETAHKGTLFLDEIGNLSFHLQAKLLAAIQNREFMRLGSDKPIPVDIRLVCATNKNLENLVTDGLFREDLLYRINTIQIEVPPLRNRGNDVIILADFFLKKFTAKYEKPGLKINQAAQEKLLKYNWPGNIRELQHTIEKAVILSDAQVLKPEDFFFKQVLSSKFDDEHLTIEEMEKRMILSAIDNAAGNMSLAAEKLGITRQTLYNKIKKYGL, encoded by the coding sequence ATGCCAAAAGGAAACATCTTAATTGTAGACGACAATAAAAGCATTATCAGCACGCTGGAGATATTGCTGGGTCCCGAGTTTGATGCCGTAAAAGGAATTACCAATCCCAACCGCATACCCGAAGAATTACGCACAGGTAGCTACAACGTAGTTATTCTGGATATGAATTTTCAGGCCGGGATTAACACCGGAAACGAAGGACTATACTGGCTTAGCCAAATTAAAAAAGACTATCCCGATCTCTCGGTGGTGCTAATTACAGCGTACAGCGAGGTGGAACTGGCCGTAAAAGCATTAAAGCAGGGTGCTTCTGATTTTGTTCCTAAACCCTGGGAAAACAGTAAACTGCTGGCTACCGTTAAGGCGGCTGTACAACTCAATTACTCCAAAACCGAAGTGGGCCAACTTAAACAAAAACAAGCCGGACTGAAGCAGGAGCTTAACCGCGATAAGAAATACATTATTGGTTCATCTCCTCAGCTTATGCAGGTGATGACTGTGGTGCGCAAAGTAGCAAAAACCAACGCTAACATACTGATAACAGGAGAAAACGGAACGGGCAAAGAGCTGATTGCCCGCGAAATTCATCGCCTTTCGCAGCGCTGCCACGAGGTTATGGTAAGCGTTGATATGGGCGCCATAAGCGAAACGCTTTTTGAAAGCGAGCTGTTTGGGCATGTTAAAGGAGCTTTTACCGATGCCCGCGAAAACCGCGCCGGAAAATTTGAAACCGCTCATAAAGGCACACTTTTTCTTGATGAAATTGGTAACCTGTCGTTTCATTTGCAAGCTAAACTACTGGCAGCAATTCAAAACCGCGAGTTTATGCGATTGGGATCAGACAAACCCATTCCGGTTGATATCCGCCTGGTTTGCGCCACCAACAAAAACCTGGAAAATTTGGTTACCGATGGCTTGTTTCGCGAGGATTTACTTTATCGAATAAATACCATTCAGATTGAGGTTCCTCCGCTTCGCAACCGCGGGAATGACGTCATTATTTTAGCCGATTTCTTTCTGAAAAAATTTACAGCAAAATACGAAAAGCCCGGGTTAAAAATAAACCAGGCCGCACAGGAAAAACTGTTAAAATACAACTGGCCCGGAAATATTCGCGAGCTACAGCACACTATTGAGAAAGCAGTAATTTTAAGCGATGCACAGGTGCTTAAACCCGAAGATTTTTTCTTTAAACAGGTTTTGTCATCTAAATTTGATGATGAACACCTGACCATTGAAGAGATGGAAAAAAGAATGATTTTATCAGCCATTGATAACGCGGCCGGAAATATGAGCCTGGCCGCTGAAAAGCTTGGCATAACACGCCAAACGTTGTACAATAAAATTAAAAAATATGGGCTATGA
- a CDS encoding transposase, with protein sequence MAQSLSKLFLHLIFHTKNNETKIKKEDSKELYAYMGAIIKDNDSIPIIINGVEDHVHVLCVMSKNIALAKLVEEIKRHSSRWIKSKGDYYKHFAWQGGYGGFSVSPSVHDKTKTYIEKQEEHHRKMNFKEEYLLFLKEYGIEYDEKYLWTD encoded by the coding sequence ATGGCACAATCTCTTTCGAAATTATTTCTACACCTTATTTTCCACACAAAAAATAATGAGACCAAAATCAAGAAAGAAGATTCCAAGGAGTTATATGCTTACATGGGGGCCATAATAAAGGACAATGATTCAATTCCAATTATTATAAATGGCGTGGAAGACCATGTTCATGTTCTTTGTGTTATGTCGAAAAATATAGCCTTGGCAAAATTGGTTGAAGAAATCAAACGTCACAGCAGCAGGTGGATTAAATCAAAAGGAGACTATTACAAACATTTTGCCTGGCAAGGGGGCTATGGAGGATTTTCGGTTAGCCCCTCCGTTCACGACAAAACCAAAACATATATCGAGAAACAAGAAGAGCATCATAGAAAGATGAATTTTAAAGAAGAATATTTATTGTTTTTAAAAGAATATGGAATTGAATATGATGAAAAATATCTTTGGACTGATTGA
- a CDS encoding TolC family protein: MMIKTHIVLFVFISLIMGNVVQAQKDWSLNQCISFAIENNINLRDYELQEKLSIENVQQSKRNMLPAINASTSVGLNFGRSVDPNTNTYIDTEFFNNSYNLSSSIAVFDGFRLQNQIKYQQFRKQMSAYNRINASDDLAFSVMVAFFDVVYYKGMLEIANEQVEASKLSLKTTEKKVEVGLQAKTDLLDMRANLEREELNKIQIENAVETATLKLKQLMNFISPEEMILIDESSMVFSEKVDQPALLFEQFTTWSPYYQSIVASVKATEKGLALSRSALFPSVYASGSISTGYYETNIDDDGNTVAFNNQWKNNKNQYVGATLRIPVFNKWANRSELTKAKLELERAKNSLDDESQKLFFEMVNNLTDLEALYKEYSQYVKRTEVDELAFQAAEKKFDQGLIDINDYYIAKNRLANTQSQVLRSRTQWEIKMKVLQFYKGQRFWEMDENAQ, translated from the coding sequence ATGATGATAAAAACGCATATAGTTCTTTTCGTATTTATTAGTTTGATTATGGGAAATGTGGTTCAGGCACAAAAGGATTGGAGCCTGAACCAATGCATTTCCTTTGCCATTGAGAATAACATTAATTTGCGGGATTACGAGCTACAGGAGAAATTGTCGATCGAGAATGTGCAGCAATCAAAACGTAATATGTTGCCGGCAATTAACGCATCAACCAGTGTTGGATTAAATTTTGGGCGCTCGGTTGACCCCAATACAAATACCTACATCGATACGGAGTTTTTTAATAACTCCTACAATTTGTCCTCATCTATTGCCGTGTTTGACGGCTTTCGTTTGCAAAATCAAATTAAATACCAGCAATTCAGAAAACAAATGTCAGCATACAACCGAATAAATGCATCCGATGATTTGGCCTTTAGCGTAATGGTTGCATTTTTTGATGTTGTTTATTACAAAGGAATGCTCGAAATAGCCAACGAGCAGGTTGAAGCCTCGAAGCTAAGTTTGAAAACAACAGAAAAGAAGGTGGAAGTCGGCCTTCAAGCCAAAACCGACTTATTGGATATGCGCGCCAACCTGGAGCGCGAGGAGCTGAACAAAATTCAGATTGAAAATGCAGTTGAAACAGCAACATTAAAATTGAAACAGCTCATGAATTTTATTTCACCTGAAGAAATGATTTTGATAGATGAATCATCGATGGTTTTTAGCGAAAAAGTAGATCAGCCCGCTTTACTTTTTGAGCAATTTACCACTTGGTCGCCCTATTACCAAAGCATTGTGGCCAGTGTAAAAGCTACAGAGAAAGGCCTGGCATTAAGTCGCTCAGCATTATTCCCGTCAGTTTATGCAAGCGGATCAATAAGTACCGGATATTACGAAACAAATATCGATGACGATGGCAACACGGTAGCCTTTAACAACCAATGGAAGAACAATAAAAACCAATATGTTGGAGCCACGCTAAGAATTCCGGTTTTTAATAAATGGGCCAACCGCTCGGAGCTTACAAAAGCCAAACTGGAACTGGAACGCGCAAAGAATAGTCTTGATGATGAGAGTCAGAAATTGTTCTTTGAAATGGTAAATAACCTTACCGACCTGGAAGCATTGTACAAAGAATACAGTCAGTATGTAAAACGTACGGAGGTTGACGAGTTGGCTTTTCAGGCTGCTGAAAAGAAATTTGACCAGGGACTCATTGATATTAATGATTACTACATTGCTAAGAACCGATTGGCAAACACACAAAGCCAGGTGTTACGCTCGCGCACGCAGTGGGAGATAAAAATGAAAGTTCTGCAGTTTTACAAAGGACAACGGTTTTGGGAAATGGACGAAAATGCTCAGTAA
- a CDS encoding efflux RND transporter periplasmic adaptor subunit → MGMDKKIEKKKGLKAKHIIWIVGGLAFAFLLYKVVLGSSGSVFRAERDKLTISSVTDGEFNDYITVIGQVEPITTIFLDVEEGGKVEEIYIEEGEMVKKGDVILRLKNNDLNTTIMNSESNMAYHSNELRNTQIIIEQQQISNQRAKLEIDLQVTQAERKFKQFEALFNDDLIAREEYLQAKEDYELALKEKELTYLKFEQDSIFRTNQKQNMDESLANMRENLKMARLRLDNLNVKAPADGQLGLLNAEIGESIARGQRIGMVNILTDFKINALIDEHYIDRVRRGLNSSFERGGENYDLTVKKVYPEVREGQFEIDMIFEGAKPDKIRTGQTYHTKLQLGQPEKAVLIPKGGFFQSTGGQWVYVLNDNETEAEKRSIRIGKQNPQYYEVLEGLTPGEKVITSSYDLFGDNDRIVFK, encoded by the coding sequence ATGGGAATGGATAAAAAAATTGAAAAGAAAAAAGGCTTAAAAGCCAAACACATTATTTGGATTGTTGGCGGATTGGCGTTTGCCTTTTTGTTGTATAAGGTGGTATTGGGAAGTAGCGGCTCGGTATTTCGGGCCGAGAGAGATAAGCTAACAATTAGTTCGGTTACCGATGGCGAGTTTAACGACTATATTACGGTTATTGGCCAGGTTGAACCTATAACAACCATTTTTTTGGATGTGGAAGAAGGCGGAAAAGTAGAGGAAATTTACATTGAAGAAGGCGAAATGGTAAAAAAGGGTGATGTTATTCTTCGTTTGAAAAACAACGACCTGAATACCACTATCATGAACAGCGAGTCGAATATGGCCTACCATTCCAACGAACTTCGCAATACACAAATAATTATTGAACAGCAGCAAATTAGCAACCAACGTGCAAAGCTTGAAATAGACCTACAGGTAACGCAGGCCGAGCGCAAATTTAAACAATTCGAGGCCTTGTTTAACGACGATTTAATTGCCCGGGAAGAGTACCTGCAAGCCAAAGAAGACTACGAACTGGCCTTAAAAGAGAAAGAGCTGACTTATTTAAAATTTGAACAGGATTCGATTTTTCGTACCAATCAAAAACAAAATATGGATGAAAGCCTGGCCAACATGCGCGAAAACCTGAAAATGGCTCGCCTGCGTTTGGACAACCTAAATGTGAAGGCACCGGCTGATGGACAATTAGGACTTCTGAATGCTGAAATTGGCGAGTCAATCGCCCGTGGTCAGCGTATTGGAATGGTAAACATTCTTACCGATTTTAAAATAAATGCACTTATCGACGAACATTACATCGATCGGGTACGTCGTGGATTGAATTCATCGTTTGAGCGTGGTGGCGAAAATTACGACCTTACCGTTAAAAAGGTCTACCCCGAAGTGCGTGAAGGGCAGTTTGAAATTGATATGATTTTTGAAGGGGCAAAGCCGGATAAAATTCGTACCGGGCAAACTTACCATACAAAATTGCAGCTGGGACAGCCCGAAAAAGCGGTGCTCATTCCTAAAGGTGGTTTTTTTCAGAGCACCGGCGGCCAATGGGTGTATGTGCTTAATGATAATGAAACGGAAGCCGAAAAACGCAGCATCCGTATCGGGAAACAAAATCCGCAGTATTACGAAGTATTGGAAGGTTTAACACCGGGAGAAAAGGTGATTACTTCCAGCTATGATTTATTTGGCGATAATGATCGGATTGTGTTTAAATAG
- a CDS encoding ABC transporter ATP-binding protein gives MIKTTDLTKVFRTEEIETSALNEVNLHVKKGEFVAIMGPSGCGKSTLLNIIGLLDNPSGGQYFFDGEEVGQLKERNRTMLRKGNIGFVFQSFNLIDELNVYENVELPLIYLKLKARERKEMVEKVLERMKIAHRAKHFPQQLSGGQQQRVAIARAVVANPKLILADEPTGNLDSKNGLEVMNLLTELNREGTTIVMVTHSLHDSEFAHRVVNLFDGMIITEEVKKEMGEILL, from the coding sequence ATGATAAAAACAACAGACTTAACAAAAGTATTCCGCACCGAAGAAATTGAAACCAGTGCGTTAAATGAAGTGAATTTACATGTTAAAAAAGGCGAATTTGTTGCCATTATGGGCCCTTCAGGATGCGGAAAATCTACCCTGCTAAATATTATTGGTTTGCTTGATAACCCAAGTGGTGGCCAATATTTTTTTGACGGGGAAGAAGTTGGCCAGCTGAAAGAACGTAACCGCACCATGTTACGAAAAGGGAATATCGGTTTTGTTTTCCAGAGCTTTAATTTAATTGACGAACTAAATGTTTACGAAAATGTGGAGCTGCCACTGATCTACCTCAAACTTAAAGCCCGCGAGCGCAAGGAAATGGTGGAGAAAGTACTGGAGCGTATGAAAATTGCTCACCGGGCAAAACACTTCCCACAACAATTGTCGGGTGGTCAGCAGCAGCGTGTGGCCATTGCCCGTGCCGTTGTTGCAAACCCTAAATTAATTCTGGCCGATGAGCCTACCGGTAACCTCGACTCGAAAAACGGTTTGGAAGTTATGAATCTACTTACCGAATTGAATCGCGAAGGCACCACCATTGTAATGGTAACGCACTCTTTGCACGACTCGGAATTTGCCCATCGCGTAGTTAACCTGTTCGATGGAATGATTATTACCGAGGAGGTGAAAAAGGAAATGGGGGAGATTCTGTTATAG
- a CDS encoding FtsX-like permease family protein, with amino-acid sequence MKNLRFIFRMFRRNPLLVFVNLPGLAIGLSAVLLLSVYLKHELSYDQHFQTKNNVLRLYNAVSEEGSITNYGICLRRAYTEIPSRVPAIRSATQIYRGWGTTAEYEQQKFPNLQLLFADEDFFDVFGLKLILGNSSNALVGENNVVITRSTALKVFNSVDCVGKVLNVSEEPATVTGVINDLPNNTHFNFDLLVSMQTVHPEKWGGLELYTYFRIDENTNLAEVGEKIAAANNEIMKPWGDPFNATVESGTELLADLHLHTVVDFDLSPKANLAHIIIIAGIAFLVLLIALVNYINLYVLHGEKRIAEIASRKSLGATQSTLSRLFFTETSVISLLSFVLALGLTALVQPAFARLMKSQIELSDMFSFSGILLVLAILAVIILVSGAYPSYYLSKLNLVNALKGKSSRVKRKSTLSRIAVISQFSISVFLISALVIVFAQVNYLKEVPLGFNPENVIGITNLDNEVRKSALSIADDLKKLAFVEDVAFSDHGMGRGSSGQGIKKYGNPGNLNSVNAYRVHPGFAKTMQLELVDGRYFNQSETDKNAVILNEAAAKMLGPDVKVGSLVQMFKDPLTVIAIAKDFYYIDHPGAPIEPLVITNKRNNVNNIYVRTNTAATSAQQAQIDEVIKSYSPELIISKFQLTDVYANKYTNEERMIKLVTTGAGLAIIISFIGLMALSVMNVNRRKKEIGIRKVIGSTETQVVRDLLKETFILVLIAIAIAFVGSYFTMQQWLQNFVNRVSISPVYFLVSAAFALFVAFMAVSWQSWRAATQNPVEALRYE; translated from the coding sequence ATGAAAAATTTACGATTTATATTCAGAATGTTTCGGCGAAATCCCTTGTTGGTTTTTGTTAACCTTCCCGGATTAGCTATTGGATTAAGTGCTGTTTTGCTCCTGTCGGTTTACCTGAAACACGAGCTAAGTTACGACCAGCATTTTCAAACGAAAAACAATGTTTTACGACTTTATAACGCAGTTAGCGAAGAGGGCAGCATTACAAATTATGGCATCTGTTTGCGAAGGGCATATACGGAAATTCCATCTCGAGTTCCGGCAATAAGATCAGCTACTCAAATTTACAGGGGGTGGGGGACAACCGCCGAATACGAGCAACAAAAATTTCCCAACTTGCAATTACTGTTTGCTGATGAGGATTTCTTCGATGTATTTGGATTGAAGTTGATTCTGGGAAACAGCAGCAATGCTTTGGTGGGTGAAAACAACGTGGTTATTACCCGGTCAACGGCACTAAAAGTATTTAATTCCGTGGATTGTGTTGGCAAGGTTCTAAATGTTTCTGAGGAGCCGGCTACAGTAACGGGTGTAATAAATGATTTACCCAATAACACACACTTCAATTTCGATTTGTTGGTGTCGATGCAGACGGTTCATCCCGAAAAATGGGGAGGATTGGAGCTATACACTTATTTTAGGATTGACGAAAATACCAATTTAGCTGAGGTTGGCGAAAAAATAGCCGCTGCAAATAACGAGATTATGAAACCATGGGGTGATCCGTTTAACGCGACTGTAGAAAGCGGGACTGAACTGCTGGCAGATTTACATTTACACACCGTTGTTGATTTCGATCTTTCGCCAAAAGCTAATTTAGCACACATTATTATTATTGCAGGCATTGCCTTTTTGGTATTGCTAATTGCATTGGTAAATTACATCAATTTGTATGTTTTACATGGTGAAAAGCGGATTGCCGAAATTGCCTCACGAAAATCCTTGGGAGCAACCCAAAGCACCTTGTCGCGTTTGTTTTTCACCGAAACATCGGTCATCAGCCTTTTGTCGTTTGTGTTGGCTTTGGGACTAACAGCCCTTGTTCAACCTGCTTTTGCAAGGCTAATGAAAAGCCAGATCGAGCTTTCAGACATGTTTTCCTTTTCCGGCATTTTGCTGGTTTTGGCAATTCTTGCAGTTATAATATTGGTTTCGGGTGCATATCCAAGTTATTATTTGTCGAAATTAAACCTGGTAAATGCACTTAAAGGAAAGTCTTCCAGGGTAAAACGAAAAAGCACACTGTCGCGTATTGCAGTTATTTCGCAGTTTTCCATATCTGTTTTTCTTATTAGTGCGCTGGTAATTGTTTTTGCACAAGTGAACTATTTAAAAGAAGTGCCACTTGGTTTTAATCCCGAGAATGTAATTGGTATTACCAACCTAGATAACGAGGTGCGAAAAAGTGCGTTGTCTATTGCTGATGATTTAAAAAAACTGGCATTTGTTGAAGATGTAGCTTTTTCTGATCATGGGATGGGACGAGGCTCAAGCGGACAGGGAATAAAAAAATATGGCAATCCTGGAAATTTGAATAGTGTAAATGCATATCGGGTACATCCCGGATTTGCAAAAACCATGCAACTGGAGCTGGTCGATGGTCGGTATTTTAATCAATCGGAAACGGATAAAAATGCGGTAATTCTTAACGAAGCAGCTGCAAAAATGTTGGGTCCTGATGTAAAAGTTGGGAGCTTGGTGCAAATGTTCAAAGATCCACTAACAGTAATCGCCATTGCAAAAGATTTTTACTATATCGATCATCCCGGAGCTCCTATCGAACCTCTGGTTATAACCAATAAACGCAACAATGTTAACAACATTTATGTGCGGACAAATACCGCAGCCACTTCCGCCCAGCAGGCACAAATTGATGAAGTGATTAAAAGTTATTCGCCCGAACTCATCATTAGCAAGTTTCAGTTAACCGATGTTTACGCTAATAAGTACACAAACGAAGAGCGTATGATTAAACTGGTTACTACCGGCGCAGGACTGGCGATCATTATCAGCTTTATTGGGTTAATGGCCCTTTCGGTTATGAATGTAAACCGACGGAAAAAGGAGATTGGAATAAGAAAAGTAATTGGAAGCACCGAGACACAGGTTGTTCGTGATCTGTTAAAAGAAACATTTATCCTGGTTCTTATCGCTATTGCTATCGCCTTTGTTGGCAGCTATTTTACCATGCAACAGTGGCTGCAAAATTTTGTAAACCGCGTTTCCATCAGTCCTGTATATTTTTTGGTTAGCGCTGCTTTTGCACTGTTTGTTGCTTTTATGGCCGTTAGTTGGCAAAGCTGGCGGGCTGCTACGCAAAACCCGGTTGAGGCTCTTAGGTACGAATGA